Proteins from a genomic interval of Antedon mediterranea chromosome 5, ecAntMedi1.1, whole genome shotgun sequence:
- the LOC140048505 gene encoding uncharacterized protein — MASHEDSSGEEGLIPDSSLSMPECTEGPFIGRKVRLKQLYDLLKKGHDDGVATIYISGLPGMGKTRLAKEAYRQMKNHELLFVDLRELSSTESIINAVLHKIGVHSTAINIDVLILKLKEYRPEKAGGAVLLLANADFSHHVYKNFVKLLERIVACGNTCLKVVITTTKRLPRKLSRYQCVENISINELEYKDARDILQYYAGQAISDEEAERLVHICGKCPLTLKLTGSLLADNIISPKKMIAYLDKRPYMITQMEFDGDVKLEDCYINIINSLPDNQKFHMIRLATVPGTFTRRAAMAILSMKKSELVDVIKQLQDLKDRNLIETSIGDLQRYGMHLPMRQSLQKIGQTDESVKCQYEVGEQEFIGYFLQKLIKIGELSESKYKKAMKRRNKDTANFQELLKLLPKKERSVTTDEWRVISTTVELFFSTKERLKFFKAQRELEYTSKNILQFVEMSAYESLQMSKMNYRYEEILPLLETAEEELLKTKKPEETLPTIPSVAKLFKWKPEQYFAAKHVSFLTDAEKETLILLYQLWGNVCTTCLKDLDQANVRIGVAYDLLKELDLQNTNTARFYSTMADLILTKSRLQQSNALCKESEVKKALNLYRKAYELRVALTQSEHHPDIPVYLANIGSCYYQLEDSKNAIEYYKRSLNLDSQLEDNMDIDNEEAYLKTLRNLALAYRDENRFKEAIYYAEKCASRRRKLLGIHTDTARTYYLLGLFYYERNHRGDMRSAEENFNEALNIEGQLWKQGKPHSVDWENLKRKIQSLLARTEQKMKYSEYKLRFDIAEKKSTQKPKETVISDNNSTTESSDESVDEIKNPTYTQHAYKQERRDVIAEKPLKPTRTVISDADPINDSVVDESKMLQNMEDIKSKHHSNSSASDEGDTRSVASRDTGISSNASSNKLQVSSRPTSTRESDDQRKSDDTGYTRLEMASREDKLSDLLLDFSKLYCGGGKYKWLKCLLFNALSVSTLTDSTSSLELLRNLREGSNISFNNVEILLEIANLTGLDAAIKLVEKYKQNTTGYNAISGKRVIILYRRKLFECLRDVGGSELPRIAAFYTEDSSDYKDIWDFVFFLEVEKRLDSTPEKSKRFAKLLNQTAAYKLTKEYADTLPVTAEPQNISSPSIREVLPGTAAVKKEQSISAVVKKPTVPSSTGNRNSKPWTSSGIALPESDYLRLLVNVSSWWTKHNKINLLKFILLKFKKDVALTDIEKTDDPFDLFELLTAPGIIGPSNVDVLMEAVVIGRMKGVDEEKITKLIPTFPGFTNITVPASWDKRQKLIRFGLRIGKAEQTRIGQLCGVMVNKLPDVWALMFKLENKELFDRKVTELIQRLNDTGMDKLAALLE; from the exons ATGGCGTCACATGAAGATTCAAGCGGGGAGGAAGGCCTAATCCCCGATTCAAGTTTGAGTATGCCAGAGTGTACCGAGGGTCCATTTATTGGCAGGAAAGTTCGACTTAAGCAATTGTATGATTTACTTAAAAAAGGACATGACGATGGAGTGGCGACAATCTACATCAGCGGACTTCCAGGTATGGGTAAAACCAGGCTAGCAAAGGAAGCATACCGGCAGATGAAGAACCATGAGTTGCTGTTTGTTGACCTCCGGGAGCTGTCATCGACTGAGAGCATTATTAACGCAGTTTTGCATAAAATTGGTGTACATTCAACTGCAATTAATATTGATGTCCTGATTTTGAAGTTAAAAGAATACAGACCAGAGAAAGCTG gtgGCGCTGTACTTTTATTGGCAAATGCGGATTTCTCTCATCATGTGTACAAGAACTTTGTTAAACTTCTAGAAAGAATTGTCGCATGTGGTAACACCTGTCTAAAGGTTGTGATCACAACCACAAAAAGGCTGCCTCGAAAACTTTCACGTTACCAATGCGTAGAGAATATTTCTATAAACGAACTTGAGTACAAGGATGCAAGAGATATCCTGCAATATTACGCTGGACAAGCTATATCTGATGAAGAAGCAGAAAGACTTGTACACATTTGTGGGAAGTGTCCATTGACGTTGAAACTGACGGGTAGTCTTCTGGCAGACAACATCATCTCACCTAAAAAAATGATTGCGTATTTGGATAAGCGCCCCTATATGATTACCCAGATGGAATTTGATGGAGATGTCAAATTAGAAGATTGCtatattaacataattaacAGCTTACCAGACAACCAAAAGTTCCACATGATTCGACTTGCTACTGTTCCTGGTACTTTTACTAGACGAGCAGCTATGGCAATTCTCAGTATGAAGAAATCAGAGTTGGTTGATGTAATTAAGCAACTTCAGGATCTCAAAGACAGAAATCTGATTGAAACATCGATAGGTGACCTTCAGCGCTACGGAATGCATCTGCCAATGAGACAATCCCTTCAGAAGATTGGCCAAACAGATGAATCTGTTAAGTGCCAATATGAAGTTGGGGAGCAAGAGTTCATTGGATACTTTCTGCAGAAGCTTATAAAAATTGGAGAACTAAgtgagtcaaaatacaagaaagcgATGAAACGAAGGAACAAAGATACAGCTAACTTTCAAGAGCTGCTCAAACTTCTGCCAAAAAAAGAGAGAAGTGTTACAACTGATGAATGGCGAGTAATATCGACTACTGTGGAGTTGTTTTTTTCAACTAAAGAAAGATTGAAGTTTTTCAAAGCTCAACGTGAACTTGAGTACACTAGCAAGAATATTCTACAGTTTGTTGAAATGTCAGCTTATGAAAGTTTGCAAATGTCAAAGATGAACTATCGTTATGAAGAAATTCTACCACTGCTGGAAACAGCTGAAGAGGAACTTCTGAAAACCAAGAAGCCAGAAGAAACACTTCCTACGATTCCATCTGTTGCTAAACTTTTCAAATGGAAACCTGAACAATATTTCGCAGCAAAACATGTAAGTTTTCTCACTGATGCTGAAAAAGAAACATTGATTTTGCTGTACCAACTTTGGGGCAATGTTTGTACCACGTGTTTGAAAGATTTAGATCAAGCTAATGTCAGAATCGGGGTTGCATATGATCTCTTGAAAGAACTAGATCTGCAGAATACCAATACAGCTCGATTCTACAGCACTATGGCAGATCTGATATTGACCAAATCTCGGCTTCAGCAAAGTAATGCTTTATGCAAAGAAAGCGAGGTGAAAAAAGCGCTGAATTTGTACCGCAAGGCATACGAATTAAGAGTGGCTCTCACCCAATCAGAACATCACCCTGATATTCCAGTTTACCTTGCAAATATTGGTTCATGTTATTATCAGCTGGAAGATAGCAAAAATGCTATTGAATATTACAAAAGGTCCTTAAATTTAGACAGCCAATTAGAGGATAATATGGATATTGATAATGAAGAGGCCTACCTGAAGACTTTGAGAAATCTAGCACTAGCATATCGAGACGAAAACAG ATTTAAAGAGGCTATTTACTATGCAGAAAAGTGTGCGAGTAGGCGTCGGAAGTTGCTAGGCATTCATACAGACACAGCACGTACATACTACCTATTAGGTCTGTTCTACTATGAACGCAACCACAGAGGTGATATGCGGAGTGCAGAGGAGAATTTCAATGAGGCACTCAATATTGAAGGGCAGCTGTGGAAGCAGGGCAAGCCTCATTCAGTGGATTGGGAAAATTTAAAGAGAAAAATACAAAGTCTCCTTGCAAGAACtgaacaaaaaatgaaatattcagAATATAAACTACGCTTCGAT atagcGGAGAAAAAATCAACTCAAAAACCTAAAGAAACAGTTATTTCTGACAACAACTCCACGACAGAATCTTCAG ATGAGTCAGTAGATGAGATAAAGAATCCGACATATACACAACATGCTTATAAACAAGAACGTCGTGATGTT atagcGGAGAAACCACTAAAACCGACTAGAACAGTTATTTCTGATGCCGACCCCATAAACGATTCTGTGG TAGATGAAAgcaaaatgttgcaaaatatggaAGACATAAAGAGCAAACATCACAGTAATTCATCAGCTTCCGATGAGGGCGACACAAGGTCTGTTGCATCCAGGGACACTGGTATTTCAAGCAATGCTTCTTCTAATAAACTACAAG TGTCAAGTAGGCCTACGAGTACAAGAGAGAGCGATGATCAAAGAAAGTCAGATGATACTGGCTATACTCG CCTCGAAATGGCAAGTCGAGAAGACAAACTCAGTGATTTACTACTCGACTTTTCTAAACTTTATTGTGGAGGTGGTAAATACAAATGGTTAAAGTGTCTATTATTCAATGCACTATCAGTTTCCACGTTGACAGATAGCACATCATCATTGGAATTGTTGCGAAATCTGAGAGAAGGTAGTAATATCTCATTTAATAATGTGGAGATTTTGTTAGAGATAGCTAACTTGACAGGGCTGGATGCTGCCATAAAGCTGGTTGAAAAATATAAGCAAAACACCACTGGATATAACGCCATTAGTGGTAAAAGGGTAATAATACTGTATCGCAGAAAACTGTTTGAGTGTCTTAGAGATGTTGGAGGATCCGAGTTACCTAGAATAGCTGCATTTTATACTGAAGATTCGAGTGATTATAAAGATATCTGGGATTTTGTGTTCTTTTTGGAGGTAGAGAAACGATTGGATAGTACACCAGAGAAAAGTAAAAGATTTGCTAAATTACTCAACCAGACAGCTGCATATAAATTAACAAAAG AATACGCAGATACTTTACCAGTGACTGCTGAGCCACAGAACATTTCATCGCCTTCAATACGAG agGTTCTTCCCGGCACTGCAGCAGTCAAAAAGGAGCAATCAATATCAGCAGTAGTAAAGAAACCTACCG ttCCTTCAAGTACTGGCAACAGAAATTCAAAACCATGGACATCATCTGGAATCG CACTACCCGAGAGCGACTATCTACGACTACTTGTGAACGTGTCATCGTGGTGgacaaaacacaataaaataaatttactgaAATTTATCCTTTTAAAGTTCAAAAAGGACGTTGCTCTAACAGACATAGAGAAAACTGATGATCCGTTCGATTTGTTTGAGTTGCTTACAGCTCCTGGAATAATTGGCCCATCAAATGTTGATGTTTTGATGGAAGCCGTTGTAATCGGAAGGATGAAAGGTGTGGACGAGGAGAAGATCACAAAATTGATACCGACCTTTCCTGGATTCACTAACATAACAGTCCCAGCATCCTGGGATAAGCGACAAAAGTTGATCAGATTTGGGCTCAGGATAGGTAAAGCTGAACAAACCCGCATTGGACAGTTGTGTGGTGTGATGGTTAACAAGTTACCAGATGTTTGGGCGTTGATGTTTAAACTAGAGAATAAAGAATTATTCGATAGAAAAGTCACAGAATTAATTCAAAGATTAAATGACACTGGTATGGATAAGCTTGCAGCATTATTGGAATAG
- the LOC140048602 gene encoding cholinesterase-like, producing the protein MMQFIRCCFLLVIPFSMFCVVSASEDIIVKVVQGKVRGKRMNVFNKDVDAFLGIPYAEPPVGNRRFKPPVPQEHWKTTFNATEYGNGCMQLPDDTFPGFPGTEMWNPNVPMSEDCLNLNVWAPYPRPRNSAVMVWIYGGSYFSGVSSLDVYDGKTLAAEENLIVVSMNYRLGALGFLAMGEEAPGNAGLRDQALALQWVQENIALFGGNPNEVTLFSESAGSASVSFHLLSPVSRNLFKRAIMQSASANAPWAHYIKPEALRRGTLLAEELSCTESNSGRSFTADEMVQCLQTKDAEEILNSMWVTTEFLNFAFVPVVDGLFIVETPQATLQKKAFKPCEIIIGSNTNEANFFLIYEVPGYSKDTESLLDKSQFREAIEYCWPNKNSFAHDAIEFQYTDWLKPNNDASFRDAIDQAAGDNKFVCPTFHFAKAYAEFELDVYYYRFTQRASNHPFPDWMGVLHGDEIAYFFGLPLHTENGFSDEDKQLSRQMMTYYANFARTGNPNIKQNDDMEKLRWPLHSAQNLEYLVLNASLVTNQKTVVGNGPRASQCMFWDKYLPDLQAKTGDIDEAESQWKAEFKDWRSFYMVNWKAAFDTYVNNKVTTCDGS; encoded by the exons ATGATGCAGTTTATACGCTGTTGTTTTTTGCTGGTTATACCATTCAGTATGTTCTGTGTGGTATCTGCTAGCGAAGACATCATTGTAAAAGTTGTACAAGGGAAGGTTCGAGGTAAACGCATGAATGTGTTTAACAAAGATGTTGACGCGTTCCTGGGAATACCTTATGCAGAACCGCCGGTAGGTAACCGACGCTTTAAACCACCGGTACCACAGGAACATTGGAAGACAACGTTTAACGCAACCGAATACGGTAATGGCTGTATGCAGCTACCAGATGACACTTTCCCCGGATTTCCAGGCACGGAGATGTGGAACCCAAACGTGCCCATGAGTGAAGATTGTTTGAACTTAAACGTATGGGCACCTTATCCTCGGCCGCGTAATTCGGCAGTAATGGTGTGGATATATGGTGGAAGCTATTTCAGTGGCGTTTCTTCGCTTGATGTATACGATGGAAAAACTCTTGCTGCCGAAGAAAACCTGATCGTGGTATCAATGAACTATCGACTTGGAGCTCTTGGTTTCTTAGCAATGGGAGAGGAGGCACCTGGGAATGCTGGTTTGCGCGATCAAGCGCTCGCGCTACAATGGGTTCAAGAAAACATTGCCTTATTTGGTGGCAATCCTAATGAGGTGACGCTGTTTTCAGAAAGTGCAGGTTCGGCGAGTGTAAGTTTCCATCTGTTGTCGCCTGTTAGTCGTAATCTGTTTAAGCGCGCCATTATGCAGAGCGCGTCTGCAAACGCTCCTTGGGCGCATTACATTAAACCAGAAGCTCTAAGAAGAGGTACTTTGTTAGCTGAGGAACTATCGTGTACCGAAAGTAACAGTGGTCGTTCTTTTACCGCCGATGAAATGGTACAATGTTTGCAAACCAAAGATGCAGAGGAAATACTGAACAGTATGTGGGTAACGACTGAATTTTTAAACTTTGCCTTCGTTCCTGTAGTTGACGGTCTGTTTATTGTCGAGACTCCTCAAGCGACACTCCAAAAGAAAGCGTTTAAACCATGCGAGATCATAATCGGGAGTAATACAAACGAAGCcaatttttttctaatttacGAAGTGCCAGGCTACAGCAAAGACACCGAAAGTCTGTTAGACAAGTCACAGTTTAGAGAAGCGATTGAATATTGCTGGCCAAATAAGAACAGCTTTGCTCATGACGCCATTGAATTCCAATACACGGATTGGCTAAAACCAAACAACGACGCTAGTTTTCGAGATGCTATTGACCAGGCTGCCGGCGATAACAAGTTCGTCTGTCCAACTTTTCATTTTGCCAAAGCCTATGCTGAATtcgagctagatgtgtattaCTACAGATTCACTCAACGTGCCTCGAACCACCCATTCCCAGATTGGATGGGAGTTTTACACGGCGACGAAATTGCCTACTTCTTTGGACTTCCTCTTCACACAGAGAACGGGTTTAGCGATGAAGACAAACAATTGAGTCGACAAATGATGACTTACTACGCTAATTTTGCAAGAACCGG AAATCCAAATATCAAGCAAAATGACGACATGGAGAAACTGAGATGGCCGCTTCACTCGGCTCAAAATCTTGAGTATCTGGTACTAAATGCGTCCTTAGTTACCAATCAGAAAACTGTCGTGGGGAATGGACCAAGGGCCAGTCAGTGTATGTTTTGGGACAAATACTTGCCGGACTTACAAGCAAAGACAG gtGACATCGACGAAGCAGAAAGTCAATGGAAAGCAGAGTTTAAGGATTGGAGAAGCTTTTATATGGTCAACTGGAAGGCTGCGTTTGACACCTATGTTAATAACAAAGTCACCACGTGCGATGGCTCATAG